CATCAACCGTAATATCACTGTTGCCTCCCGTTTGTTTAGTCGGAAGTCTCGCGTGGTAcgcggtggtgccactaatttgtttccaagttattgagtggcaccaaccggaCAGAGTATTGAGACAATTTGGGATGCAACAGCCAATTCCAGAGTCTCCTTCACAACCCTTAAACATTCATGGCATAACATTGAAAGGGAAACATGACGAAAATTGGGGGCAATTGTTCGCCCCAATGATTGATCAGTGGAATAATCGCCATGCATTTAGGGTCGACGCTTATCCCCGACAAGAaggcctattgagttttaactcggactacatggtctggtataggcgaaagacaaagatgtttgttgacccaGCAAATGCAAAGAcggctacattggtatttttaaatttttttcaaattttaacttgaacttttatttaatgatggccATTAATTTTCTTACCCTTATAAATGCAGGGTGAAGTTGCGGAGGCATTACAATACATGgtgtctcctcaagggaggaatACATGCACatttgatgatctcgtgccttatgtggaaaaaattacaattttatccgaagagcaagagagagtcactgagccagtgtcacatggtcccgcatcagagcgtcaatttcctgcacaacagtttcacatgcttcagtcaAGTATTGAAACTCAGGGGATAGACAGAAGAAGGGACATTGTTGAAGCGGaagaatattcccaacaaatggcggagcgtggccatggaatgtattacacgccacaaACATTTGCTGAGTATCCGACCCAGATGTATCAATATCCTTTTCAGGGTCATCACACTGATACTTCTGCAAGCCAGCAATCGTtcggtggtgttgcggaaacacaagctcatttttcatggcccacaatgaccccttcacagcaatatcatggcccaattccaacacctaatgccccgTTAGGAACACAATGGAATGTACCGGGACCAATACCTAATACGGGTGACTTATTCGGTGTTGATTTGCGGCACGCATTTTCTGCGGAGGCTGACGAAGAAGAAGCGGGGAGGCATCGgggcagaagaaatcctgatcgccaagcacgaagatgggatcgaccatgtggcacatcctcacgaCATCACGGACACCAAAATGAATGATTTGCATGTCTTCGTTTATTAAGCCTTTGTTGTATATTTGTAATTTGACATTCATGGCGTAATGTATGATATTCAGTTTATTAAGGCTTACTTATGGATAATATTTATGTCGCgtatcaaactataataatcaatgaaccgtaaaccaaataaaactcaaaaactaacccctaaaataaaaaaacctaaccctaaccctaaaaaataagaactaaccctaacccctaaagtaaaaaactaaccctaacccctaacatgttcagaactaaaccctaaccctaaaataacaaacctaaccctaacagtaaaaaataagatctaaccctaacccctaaaataaaaatataaccctaacccctaacatgttcaaaactaaaccctaaccctaaaataaaaaacctaaccctaaccctaaaccctaaaataaaaaacctaaccctaaccctaaaaaataagatctaaccctaacccctaaaataaaaatataaccctaacccctaacatgttcagaactaaaccctaaccctaaaataaaaaacatagccATATATCCCTAacaaataagaactaaccctaacccgtGTATAATGGAAATTAATTACTCTATTAATGtatcatttataaatattaaccgATTATTAATGGTTGAAAAACTTAAGATGTGATacttaattaaaagattaaaatatatttttcttatatatatccaaagtttgttgtttgttcttgtaaaaaatttcatttgttttgtttttgtataaaattataacattgCTCCTTTTTTTATCTGAAGTTAGATTTGTTGGACATTTAacctgaaaatatatttaaagggaaaaacaatttataattcttaataaataccttaattttatgttttctataatttatttatttttatttttttctacaataaaacaaaaattttattgtggtcctatacacttttttttagttccttataaactaacaaattttatttttactttctagtaaaagaaattcatttgttattatttttttttaaaaaaaaattaataataaatgaaaaaattatcaaaaaataaacacaaaatttaataatttattacgagttaaaaaatgtcaaagaaaaaaatatattatttgattaaagacacaacaaaaaaaattattataaaacaaataaaaaattaaatattcattgagatcgaaaatatattttagtaatttttctttaatgccAATACATTGTAATGGCGGAAGTATAATAGTATGAACGTTTCGAATTCTCTTCCTCGTACTTCGCGAATCCAGTTTTACCTCCTGTTTTCACATTTCAGTACTCCACTTTATCCTTCTCCTTTTCTCCAGACACTTCCTTTTGCATTTTCATGCACAGATTCCTCATTCAACCCTCTATCCTTCCCTTCCTTCAGCAACTACTCTACAATGGAGTCATCAGAGGACCCCATCATCCAAGTCAAAGATGAACAACTCATGGTTTCACCATTATCCGGTGAAAACCCAGTTCACAGAACTGCTTATTTCATCAAACCTTGCGTGGAAGACTCGGCAACTCTTCC
This region of Glycine soja cultivar W05 chromosome 17, ASM419377v2, whole genome shotgun sequence genomic DNA includes:
- the LOC114393211 gene encoding serine/threonine-protein phosphatase 7 long form homolog; the protein is MASSSSSSSHVNIKSGPIDADVLWMQPKHVSEHVWNGEEDRKLHIRRAVPTYQGEEQIPEQIFPFLLQSGFAWIIKMGYLKINASLISALIERWRPETHTFHMRCGECTITLQDVSVLLGISVDGLPLIGPTNLDWADLCEELLGVRPQEDEIRGSVVKLSWLAHHFAQINNDDDEEQVRRFARAWILRFIGGVLFVDKSSNKVSLRYLQFLRDFEECGRYAWGAAVLGFLYREMCNATDYKTKSIGGMCILLQMWAWERCPTLAPKRTPSQVENTPLGHRWLRRGNQHIGNDDVRVFRRKLDIMKRHEFVWEPYPSTVISLLPPVCLVGSLAWYAVVPLICFQVIEWHQPDRVLRQFGMQQPIPESPSQPLNIHGITLKGKHDENWGQLFAPMIDQWNNRHAFRVDAYPRQEGLLSFNSDYMVWYRRKTKMFVDPANAKTATLGEVAEALQYMVSPQGRNTCTFDDLVPYVEKITILSEEQERVTEPVSHGPASERQFPAQQFHMLQSSIETQGIDRRRDIVEAEEYSQQMAERGHGMYYTPQTFAEYPTQMYQYPFQGHHTDTSASQQSFGGVAETQAHFSWPTMTPSQQYHGPIPTPNAPLGTQWNVPGPIPNTGDLFGVDLRHAFSAEADEEEAGRHRGRRNPDRQARRWDRPCGTSSRHHGHQNE